The Alphaproteobacteria bacterium DNA segment GGAATCCGCATACAGCCTGCCTCCCATCACGGCCCCGGTCTCGTTCGCCAATTGCTGCCTCATGATCTTTGGGGAAGATGCCTGTCGAATCCACAAAGATAACGCCCCACTTGCCGTCGCCACCATTCATCCCATTGCCCTTAACTTCCTGCAAATCACCAAACAGGGCCGAGAATCCATGCGCCGTCTCAGAAAAAAGGCAGGCTGGGACAATGACACTCTCTCGGGCGTATCCTCACCAGATCATGAGGATACGCCCGAGAGTAGCGCAGGCCACCTATATATGGCGACCTATGCGCGATCTATGATCTTGGCATCTTATGCCGCATAGCTTCCCCTGTGCCTTTGGCCGCCGCCGGCTGTTTTGTTTTTCCAAAAGGTCTTGCGGCGGGCTTGGTTGGCAGAAGGATTTCCGCTCTTTGGCGCGCCCTTATGGGCGGACTCTTCGTGGCCGTTCAGCAGGCGGTGAATGGCTTTCCATTTCGTGCCGTCGGCGGGGGTCAGGAAGTTGACGGCAGAGCCTTCCGCTCCGGCGCGCGCCGTGCGGCCGATGCGGTGGATGTAATCCTCGGGCACTTGCGGCATGTCATAGTTGATGACGTGCTCGATATGCGGGATGTCCAGACCTCTGGCCGCGATATCGGTCGCCACGAGGATGCGGTATTTCTTATCGCGGAAGCTTTGGATCACACGGTCGCGGCTGCGCTGTTGCAGATTGCCGTGGATGGCGTCCGAACGATGATCGGACTTGTTCAGCCTGGTTGCCAGTTTGTCGGCACCGTATTTTGTCTTCACGAAAATGATGATCGAGCCTTGGCGCTGCTGAAGCTGTTCAAGCAACTGAGCGTATTTGTCGATATCGCTGGTGTGGATATTGTCCTGCTTGATCTTGGCAACGGGCGCATGGGACAATCCGACCGCGACGCGAACCGGGTTCTTGGTGTATTTGTCCGCGATCTTGATGATCTTCGCGGGCATGGTGGCCGAGAACAACAGCGTCTGACGTTCGGCGGTCATATAGCGCAAGATCTTGTCGATCTGAACGCCAAATCCCATATCGAGCATACGATCCGTTTCGTCCAGAACCAGGAATCGAACGGTGTCCAGCTTCAGGCTGCCGCGATCCAGATGATCGGTGATGCGTCCGGGCGTGCCGACGATCAAGCGGGGCTTTTGTTGCAGCTGATTGAACTGGCGCGGCATCGCGTCGCCGCCGATCAGAAGAGCCGTCTTGATATTCGAGACAGGAATCAGTTGCTGCAAAGCCAACATCACCTGTCCGGCCAGTTCGCGCGTGGGAGTCATGACAAGGGCGCTGGCCGTGGGGTCTTCCATCAGTTTGACGATCAGCGGAATGCCAAAAGCTAAGGTCTTGCCCGTACCCGTTTGGGCGGAGCCCAAAACGTCGCGTCCGGACAGGGCCAGAGGGATGGTTTGCTCTTGAATGGGCGTGGGGGTCAGAAACTCCAACCGTCCCAAAGCCTGCATCAGTTTTGCGGGGAGTCCGAATCCATTGAAATCATCAGCCATGTCGTTTCCTTATAAGGTTGCCTATCCGCGCCCAGGGCAGACGCACGGCATCATGCCGCGCGCCCCGCAAGCGCGTTGTTCCAGTTGTTGTCGTTGAGTTTCTCTTGGGCCGCGAAGCCTTCGACGAAATCTCTTAAACGGCGTGAAAGGAAAAAAGGCATCCCATAAGGGATCTCGTTTCGCGCCTTTCCTAAAAAAGGCCGCGCCGATGGCATCGGCACCATGCACAAGCAAGAGTATTTCTAAACTCAGGACTACCCATACAGGATGTTGGGGATAGATGCAATACAAACACACGAGCGCTTATAAAACGTGTTTAGTGGTATGGATTACGGCCATCATATCTTCGACATGTTACACGCCTGTTAGCTACGGTCTCACAAACCGCGGCCAGCATAGTTCCCAAAGGTCCGATAGAAGTCAGCCCGACGTCTCTCACAAAAAAGAAGAAGCCGCCAATCTGAAAAATCCTGCTTGCGTTTACAGCATTCAGGCCTTGCTATCATCCGAAGCGGGACGTTCGGTGACCACTTCGTCCACCAAGCCATAAGCGCGCGCTTCTTCAGCTGACATGAATTTATCGCGCTCAACAGCACTTTCAATCACGTCCAATTTCTGGCCGGTATGCTTGACGAGGATTTCATTGAGCCGCTGGCGCAGTTTTAGAATCTCACGCGCTTGAATCTCGATATCCGTCGCCTGGCCTTGGGCACCGCCCGAGGGCTGATGGATCATGATCCGGCTATTGGGCAGGGTATAGCGCCGCTTTTCCGCGCCAGCCGCCAACAGCAACGCGCCCATGGACGCCGCCTGACCGATGCACAAGGTGGATACCTGCGGGCGGATATACTGCATCGTGTCATAGATGGCCAACCCCGCCGTGACCACGCCGCCGGGCGAGTTGATATAGATCGAGATGTCCTTATTCGGATTCTCGGCCTCCAGGAACAGCAACTGCGCACAGATCAAACTGGCCATATGGTCTTCGACCTGGCCGGTCAGGAAAATGATGCGTTCCTTCAGCAGGCGGGAATAGATGTCATAGGAACGCTCGCCGCGACTGGTCTGCTCCACCACCATCGGAACCAGGTAATTGGCGCGCTCGATCTCATGCCGAGCGTCGCTGTCGAGACCTGCCAAAGATGCGGTATTGGGCAAAAAAGTCATGCGAGCGTTCCTTCCAAAGGCTTAATGTTCGTGACCGTGGGCGTGGTCATGGCCGTGATCATGGTCATGATCGTGGCTGTGGCCATGCGCGTGGGTATGGACATGCCCATCATCGCCTGATTCGTCCTCTTGAAGCAATTCCGAGACAGGAACTTTCTTGTCCGTAATAGTCGCCAGAGACAGAATGAAATCCACCACCTTTTCCTCGTATAGGGGCGCACGGATCATCTGATCGGCCAATTGCGGATGTTCCCGATAGAACTGCACCGCCTGAGGCACGCCGCCGGGGAAATAGCCCGCCTCGCGCATCAAGGCACTGTTAAACTCGTGCTCGCCCACATGAATCTTGTGGCGCTGGCCCACTTCATCCAGCAACAGCCCCAAACGCACGCGGCGTTCGCCCAGAGTGCGGAATTCGGCACGAAGCGTTTCTTCGCTCTTCCCGGCATCCTCGGGGGAAACCTGGCCCTTTTCGCTGCGCCGCTTCCAATCCTGCCAGATCGACTCGGCCTCGCGTTCCACCATCGTGGGAGGCAGTTCGAAATGATGCTCGGTCGCCAGTTTGTCGAACAAGGCGACTTTCAGCTTTTGCCGCGCGGCGATCTTATAATTCTCACTGATCCTCTCGCGCAGACGTTGGCGCAGCGCTTCCAGGTTCTCCATGCCGTATTCCTGGGCCAAGGCATCGTCAACGGGTTTGACATGCGGTTGACGCAGTTCCTTGATCTCCACATCGAAATCGGCAGGTTTGCCCGCCAAGCTGCGCTCGCGGTAATCCTGCGGGAAGGTCACGCGCACCTGGCGCTTGTCGCCCGGCTGGCTGCCCACCAATTGATCCTCGAACGTGTCCACGAAGGAGTGCGACCCCAGTTCAAGCTGGAAATCATGCGCGTGCATGTCTTCACGCGCCACGCCGTCCACCGAGCCATGAAAATCGATAACCACGATATCGCCTTTGACAGCAGGGCGCGGCTCTATCACCGGCTCGCTGGCGCGTTGGCGTCGGGCCAGCTCGGCCAAAGCCGTATCCACCTCGGCCTCGTCAATCTCGGCCATCATGCGCTCGAAAGACAAGGTGCGGAAATCGATCGGTTCGATCGACGGAATAACCTCGACCTCCATTTCAAAGTCCAGGCCCTTGGTCTCGTCGAAGACGGCGACCTTGGTGCGGGGCTGGGTGGCGGCGCGCAAGCCCTTTTTGCCGAGGGCTTCTTGGCTGCCTTGCACCAGTTTATCTTGCAAGATGTCCTGCATCACCGGCTTGCCATAGCGCGAACGCATCATGCTCATGGGTGCCTTGCCGGGGCGAAAGCCAGGCAAGTTGACCTGATGCGACAGGTCGCCCAGACGCTTTTCCAGCTCAGCCGTGATCTCCGACGCTTCGAAAACCACATGGATACGCCGCACAAGACCCTTGGTCTCCAGTTCCTCGACATGCATGATGTTTCTGCCTTTTCCCTTTGATCGTAAGGTGTTACTTCGTTCAACGTGCGGGCGGGGGGAGTTGAACCCCCAAGACCTTTCGGTCACTGGAACCTAAATCCAGCGCGTCTGCCAATTTCGCCACGCCCGCTTGGTTGAAAGCTCGTAGCATACACAAGACCAAGCCGCAATGATGGCATAGACGCCAGGGGCAAGATCGGCTAATCAGTGGCCTACGTCACCCCTTTCATCACGTGTCAGGAGACCCCAAAAATGGATATCAGCAAGCTTTCCCCCGGTCCCAACCCGCCCCATAGCGTCCATGTCGTGATCGAAGTGCCCGGCGGCAGCGCGCCGGTTAAATACGAGATGGATAAGGAAAGCGGCGCGTTGTTTGTGGACCGGTTTCTATCCACTTCAATGGTCTATCCGGCGGCTTACGGCTTTATCCCCAGCACGCTTTCGGGCGATGGCGATCCGTGCGACGTGTTGGTGCTGACCCCTCAGCCTCTTGTGCATGGCTGCGTCATCAAGTGCCGCCCCATCGGCGCGTTGAAGATGGAGGACGAATCCGGCGTCGATGAAAAGATCCTGGCCGTGCCTGTGGACAAGCTGCATCCGTCTTTTTCCGGGATCAAATCCTATGAAGATGTCCCCGAAATTACCCGCGCAACGATCACCCATTTCTTCGAGCATTACAAAGACCTCGAAAAAGGCAAATGGGTCAAAGTGACCGGCTGGGTCGGCCCCGAAGAAGCGATGACACTGATCACAGAGGCCATTGAACGCGCGAAGAAGTCGTAAGGAAAAGACCGAAAAGGCGGGAGTCATAAAATGACTCCCGCCTTTTATATGAAAGGGTTAGTGCTTCCATACCAATCTTTAACCAATCATCCCTCAGGGTTCGGAAGACACCCGAATGGGAGGGATGATTCATGCGATCCTCGCGCAAGACAATTCCGTGGGCACGACCACAAACCGCCGCTTTGGTGGCGATGTTGGTGGCCAGCAGCTTTTTTCTGACCGCATGTGAGAGCACAAGCAGCAACGGGGATGATCCGGGCCTGCGTGGCAGCAGTCTGCGCATGGCGCGCCGTGCCGCCGCCGATGGCAATACCAGCATGGTGGCCATGTTCGCCGACAAGGCACATATCGAGGAACCCAAGAAACTGGAACCGCTGTTGCTGCTGGGTGATTCCCTCTTGGCGCAGCATGAGCCTGCGGCGGCGGTCGAAGCCTATGGCCGCGCCCTGGCTTTGGCACCGCAAGATGTCCGCGCCCAAGACGGCTATGGCCGCGCCTTGATCGCCCTGGGCCGCGCCAATATGGCGCAAACGATTTTCGAAGGCCTGGTGGCGGCGCATCCCCAAGACGTGCGCGGATTGAACGGATTGGCCGTGGCCTTGGATATGCAAGGCCAGCATACCCAAGCACAAGAACGCTATCGCCAAGCCCTGGCCCTGTCGCCGGGGCAAACATCGACCGCTAATAATCTGGCTCTGTCCTTGATTCTGGATGGCGCGCCCGAAGAGGCCATCGCGTTGTTAGCACCAATCGCCGCCAGCCCCTCGGCTCCTGCTCGGTATCGGCAGAATCTGGCCCTGGCCTATGGCCTGGCCGGACAAGACGCCAAGGCGCGGGAATGGGCGTCCAACGACCTGGACGCCGACAGCGTCAAGCAAAATATGGCTCTATACCGCGCCGCGCGCGATGGCCGCGTGAACCCTCTATCCACCTTGTCCCTGGACAAGGGACAAGGAGTCGAGACCAAACCGGTTAGCCAAGCGGTGACGGTGGCAGCGGCAGACAGTCCTGCGGCGACACTTCCTGTCGAATCTGCCCCTGCACCCGTGACGACACGTGTGCCCGAAGCGGAGAGTGTGTCCGTACCGCCAGTTCCGGATGCCGCGGTGCCCGCCGCAGTCGAGCCTGTGACTGTGGCTTTGCCCCCGCCGGTAACCGAGCCAGCCCCGGTCCCTACGCCTATTGCCGCCCCCCAGGTCCATGAATCATCCTCTGCCCCCAGCAGCGCCGACGAACTGAACCGCGCGGTGAATGAGTCCATGATGCGCGTGTCGTCGCCCGCCCCCTCGGAATCCACCGCCAGTGAATCCGATGAGATTGCCGCCCGCGTGGTAGCCAAGGTCCTGGCTGAAGCGCAAGTCTTGGTTCCCACACCCGACCCCTTGCCTGATGTATCCTTCAATTCTAAACCCATCCCCGTCGAGGCACTGGCCGCCCAGGAAGATATAGCTACAGCCGCGCAGTCTGCCTCGCCATCACCTGAATCCACCACACAAGAGCCGCGCATCCAATTGGCGGCCCTTAAGAAACGCGAGGCCCTGGAAAAAGAGCGCGACCGTCTGATGGCCAAACATCAGAGCGACTGGACGGAATTCTCGCTAGAGATTGTGTCTCCTTACGAGCACGATGCGCCCAACCGCCGCTTTTACCGTTTGCAGCTGATGGGGATATCCAACAGCAAGAAGGCATTTTCCATGTGCAACAAGCTGAATGAGCAAGGCACGGATTGCTTCGTGGTCACTCATTGAGCTGATTTCCCATCGTTTAGACTATGAACCGGGGTTTTTTATGGTCCATGGATTTACCCATTTCTCTTAAGTGGTTTTGCAATTCCTGATTGTTGTTGAGCCTGGATGTGATGGATAACGCGCATGCACCTGTTCGCTTCCCTTGGCGGCCAGAGGATCACGCGCCGGCAAACTCAACCTTCGAAAAATGCAGTCCTTTTCTACCTACCCGCTTCGGGTATGTGTCTAGTTTTTGTTATATTTAACAAGCGCCTACTTATGCGTTCCAGGTTCTTGGCGGCGGATTCTGGGGCTAGGGCTGCCATGCGTAAATCATGGGCCAGATAGCTTAAATCCACCGCGACAAGGCAAATCTCATGGCGTAAACTGTCGTTCGGAGCATCAGAGTTGTTCCGTGAAACCGAGGCCTGCATCCAACCCTCCTTGGATAACGATCGTTAACGAGAGGCCCATCATGAACGCTGTGCGGAAAAATGATATTCCACGAAAGAAGGGGGTGATGCGTCAACTGGGCGGTCATACCCCCTCCCGGCGCGCCGCCATGTCGCAAGTCGTGGAGGCCGAGAACGCCGTTAGTCTGCGAATGATCCCGGGTCTTGCCATGAAACTGGCTGTTGAAGTGGGCTGGCGCGAGGTCAGTGCCGAGCGTCTTGCCGAAGCATCAGGGATTGATGCAGCCAGTATTCGCGCCTTATACCCCGATCGTGGCAGTTTATTGGTGGGATTGGCGCGCTTGGTGGATGCCCAGGTTTTAAGTCAGGACATTCTTTTTGGCGCTCAGGATTTGCTTAAGGACCGCTTGCTTGAGATATTGATCTCGCGTTTCGAGGCCTTGCGGCCCTATCGTCCGGGGCTACGTGAAGTGGCGGAGTGCTGGCGTAAGAACCCGGTGGAATCGGCGGATGAGATGGCTGCCAGCGGAAGGCAGATGTGCCGTTCTCTGATGTGGATGGCATGTGCCGCGCGGGCCGGTGCCAATCCATGCCACATGAAGCGTGTGGCGTTGATCTTGTCGGGGATATGGGTCCTGGCTTTTCGCGTATGGATGCAAGATGACACCCATGACCTCAGCCGCACATTGGCCAGCCTGGATCGCCTGTTGACCCGTTCAGATTCGATGCTGCGCGACGAACCGCGCCTGTAAATGCATCTACCCCCGTTATCCCCGTTATTCACAGGGCGGAAAAACTGGTCCCTGCGCCAGGATCCGGACAAACTAGCAGGATGAGCGAGAGCAACATTCTAACCTTTCTACCGACCGTCCCTCCCACCGAGCCGGGGACGCCGCGCATGCTGCCCCATAATACCGAGGCCGAGCAGGGCCTTTTGGGGGCGTTGATGTTCGATAACCGCGCCTATGAGCGCGTGGCCGAATTTTTGCGGCCAGAGCATTTCTACGACCCCATTCACGGGCGCATCTATCATCACATTGTCACGTTGGTCGATCGCGGCCAACGCGCCGATGCCATCACTCTGCGGCCGTTTTTCGAGCGCGAGCCGGAATTGGTCAATGTGGGCGGCGCCGCCTATCTCAGCCGCCTAGAGGCGGGGGTGGTGGCGGTGGCCAATGCCGCAGATTACGGCAAGATGATCTATGATCTTTTCCTGCGGCGCGAATTGGCCGCCATCGGGGAAGAGATGCTCGAGGAATCTTGCCATCCCGATATCAACCGTCCAGCCACCGATTTGATCGAGGACAAGGAACACAAACTTTACACCCTGGCCAGCACCGGCGAGACGCAAGGTGGGCCTGTATCGTTGGATATCGCTATCCCTGAGTCCATCTCGCTGGCCGAGGCGGCGCATAAGCGCGACTCCCATATCACCGGCGTGACCACAGGCCTGCGTGAGCTGGACCGTTTGTTGGGCGGTTTGCATAGCTCGGATTTGGTGATCCTGGCCGGACGCCCTTCGATGGGTAAGACCGCGCTTGCCACCAATATGGGGT contains these protein-coding regions:
- a CDS encoding DEAD/DEAH box helicase yields the protein MADDFNGFGLPAKLMQALGRLEFLTPTPIQEQTIPLALSGRDVLGSAQTGTGKTLAFGIPLIVKLMEDPTASALVMTPTRELAGQVMLALQQLIPVSNIKTALLIGGDAMPRQFNQLQQKPRLIVGTPGRITDHLDRGSLKLDTVRFLVLDETDRMLDMGFGVQIDKILRYMTAERQTLLFSATMPAKIIKIADKYTKNPVRVAVGLSHAPVAKIKQDNIHTSDIDKYAQLLEQLQQRQGSIIIFVKTKYGADKLATRLNKSDHRSDAIHGNLQQRSRDRVIQSFRDKKYRILVATDIAARGLDIPHIEHVINYDMPQVPEDYIHRIGRTARAGAEGSAVNFLTPADGTKWKAIHRLLNGHEESAHKGAPKSGNPSANQARRKTFWKNKTAGGGQRHRGSYAA
- the clpP gene encoding ATP-dependent Clp endopeptidase proteolytic subunit ClpP yields the protein MTFLPNTASLAGLDSDARHEIERANYLVPMVVEQTSRGERSYDIYSRLLKERIIFLTGQVEDHMASLICAQLLFLEAENPNKDISIYINSPGGVVTAGLAIYDTMQYIRPQVSTLCIGQAASMGALLLAAGAEKRRYTLPNSRIMIHQPSGGAQGQATDIEIQAREILKLRQRLNEILVKHTGQKLDVIESAVERDKFMSAEEARAYGLVDEVVTERPASDDSKA
- a CDS encoding trigger factor, producing MHVEELETKGLVRRIHVVFEASEITAELEKRLGDLSHQVNLPGFRPGKAPMSMMRSRYGKPVMQDILQDKLVQGSQEALGKKGLRAATQPRTKVAVFDETKGLDFEMEVEVIPSIEPIDFRTLSFERMMAEIDEAEVDTALAELARRQRASEPVIEPRPAVKGDIVVIDFHGSVDGVAREDMHAHDFQLELGSHSFVDTFEDQLVGSQPGDKRQVRVTFPQDYRERSLAGKPADFDVEIKELRQPHVKPVDDALAQEYGMENLEALRQRLRERISENYKIAARQKLKVALFDKLATEHHFELPPTMVEREAESIWQDWKRRSEKGQVSPEDAGKSEETLRAEFRTLGERRVRLGLLLDEVGQRHKIHVGEHEFNSALMREAGYFPGGVPQAVQFYREHPQLADQMIRAPLYEEKVVDFILSLATITDKKVPVSELLQEDESGDDGHVHTHAHGHSHDHDHDHGHDHAHGHEH
- the ppa gene encoding inorganic diphosphatase, coding for MDISKLSPGPNPPHSVHVVIEVPGGSAPVKYEMDKESGALFVDRFLSTSMVYPAAYGFIPSTLSGDGDPCDVLVLTPQPLVHGCVIKCRPIGALKMEDESGVDEKILAVPVDKLHPSFSGIKSYEDVPEITRATITHFFEHYKDLEKGKWVKVTGWVGPEEAMTLITEAIERAKKS
- a CDS encoding tetratricopeptide repeat protein gives rise to the protein MRSSRKTIPWARPQTAALVAMLVASSFFLTACESTSSNGDDPGLRGSSLRMARRAAADGNTSMVAMFADKAHIEEPKKLEPLLLLGDSLLAQHEPAAAVEAYGRALALAPQDVRAQDGYGRALIALGRANMAQTIFEGLVAAHPQDVRGLNGLAVALDMQGQHTQAQERYRQALALSPGQTSTANNLALSLILDGAPEEAIALLAPIAASPSAPARYRQNLALAYGLAGQDAKAREWASNDLDADSVKQNMALYRAARDGRVNPLSTLSLDKGQGVETKPVSQAVTVAAADSPAATLPVESAPAPVTTRVPEAESVSVPPVPDAAVPAAVEPVTVALPPPVTEPAPVPTPIAAPQVHESSSAPSSADELNRAVNESMMRVSSPAPSESTASESDEIAARVVAKVLAEAQVLVPTPDPLPDVSFNSKPIPVEALAAQEDIATAAQSASPSPESTTQEPRIQLAALKKREALEKERDRLMAKHQSDWTEFSLEIVSPYEHDAPNRRFYRLQLMGISNSKKAFSMCNKLNEQGTDCFVVTH